DNA sequence from the Thiobacillus sp. SCUT-2 genome:
CTGCAGCTGACCACCGCCGACGGCGGCGTGCATGCCGTCGTCCCGGTGCGCGCCTTCCCCATCGCCGCGCCGGACGAAGGCATCGCGCTGGTCGGCGGAGACGGCCACGAGCTGGCCTGGATCGAGCGCCTCGCCAACCTGCCCGATGCGACGCGCCGGCTGGTCGAGGAGGAACTCGCCAGCCGCGAATTCATTCCCGAGATCCGCCGCCTGCGGCAGGTCTCGACCTTCGCGCTGCCCAGCACCTGGGAGGTCGAGACCGACCGCGGCGACACCCGCTTCGTCCTCAAGGGCGAAGAAGACATCCGCCGCCTCGGCGCCACGACTCTGCTGATCGGCGACAGCCACGGCGTCCAGTACCTGGTCCGCGACCTCACGCGGCTCGACAAGACCAGCCGCCGCCTGCTCGACCGTTTCATGTAATTCCCGAGAGACCACCATGACGCTCCCCCCCGCTGCCGGCGGCATCCTGATCCGCGCCGACAACCCTGCCGCCCTTGCCGCCGCGTGCCGCGACGGCC
Encoded proteins:
- a CDS encoding cyanophycin metabolism-associated DUF1854 family protein, producing MTPIELTRDAHGRLQLTTADGGVHAVVPVRAFPIAAPDEGIALVGGDGHELAWIERLANLPDATRRLVEEELASREFIPEIRRLRQVSTFALPSTWEVETDRGDTRFVLKGEEDIRRLGATTLLIGDSHGVQYLVRDLTRLDKTSRRLLDRFM